In Vibrio syngnathi, the following proteins share a genomic window:
- the aspT gene encoding aspartate-alanine antiporter yields MDIISNLFDMAPFVALFITLSLGYMVGKITIGRFVLGGVAGTLLMGVIIGQFGVNIDPGVKSIFFALFIYAVGYQGGAQFFKALNFRTINILLSAVVMTVSGLLCVLAAAWLFDLDRGTAAGLAAGGLTQSAIIGTAGDAIARLGGVSEEAKHLMQTNVAVGYAVTYIFGSLGPILMVTWVFPTLMKWDIRAEAIALEEKNSNGKRDLADGEFNAVTALVTRAFKVTHDDKLVGKTLAQLNQSSLAACIELIERDGKELSADKFTALKAGDLVVVTGRRNAVHELQSKAQSNEVVLPESYEVIEENRQLIADNRKLIGRSLREIKDSSNERSLRGVYVTDYMREGASVAITDELIVEKNDVIQLTGTAQDINRVEKHIGKRMGSATMTDFVILGLGMVVGLLIGLISFKIAGIPVTIGSGAGCLISGLFVGWIRSRNPHIAQFPVGAVNFIRDFGLAAFVGIVGLQAGPQAVDTIKEHGMSLLFLGAAVTIIPQLISFFFSYFVLKIKNPVEALGCVTGGRSANPGFAALMEKTGNATPVFTFTVTYAVANVLLTLWGPIIVGVITLNAGM; encoded by the coding sequence ATGGACATTATTTCTAATCTATTTGACATGGCACCATTTGTCGCTCTATTTATTACACTATCTCTTGGCTATATGGTTGGTAAAATTACCATTGGTCGATTTGTTTTAGGCGGTGTTGCCGGAACATTATTGATGGGCGTAATTATAGGACAGTTTGGTGTTAATATTGACCCAGGTGTGAAAAGTATTTTCTTCGCGCTATTTATATATGCAGTCGGTTATCAAGGTGGTGCTCAGTTCTTTAAAGCACTTAACTTTAGAACCATCAATATATTACTTTCAGCTGTCGTGATGACTGTGTCCGGTTTACTCTGTGTATTAGCTGCAGCATGGTTATTTGACCTAGACAGAGGTACAGCTGCAGGTCTAGCGGCTGGTGGCTTAACTCAATCTGCGATCATTGGTACTGCAGGCGATGCGATTGCACGCTTAGGCGGTGTATCTGAAGAAGCCAAGCACCTGATGCAAACAAACGTAGCGGTTGGTTACGCGGTAACATACATCTTTGGTTCTTTAGGTCCAATTCTAATGGTTACCTGGGTATTCCCAACACTGATGAAGTGGGACATTCGAGCTGAAGCTATCGCACTAGAAGAGAAAAACTCAAACGGTAAACGTGATTTAGCCGATGGCGAATTCAACGCAGTCACCGCTTTAGTGACACGTGCTTTTAAAGTAACTCACGATGATAAACTGGTTGGAAAAACATTAGCGCAATTGAACCAATCATCACTTGCTGCGTGTATCGAACTTATTGAGCGCGACGGAAAAGAGTTGAGTGCAGACAAGTTCACTGCACTTAAAGCGGGCGACCTTGTTGTGGTTACCGGCCGTAGAAATGCGGTTCATGAGCTACAGAGCAAGGCACAAAGTAATGAAGTAGTATTACCGGAAAGCTATGAAGTTATTGAAGAAAATCGTCAACTTATCGCTGATAACCGCAAGCTGATTGGTCGTTCGTTAAGAGAAATCAAAGACAGCTCAAACGAACGCTCACTCCGCGGCGTGTATGTGACAGATTACATGCGAGAAGGTGCTTCAGTCGCCATTACTGATGAGCTGATTGTTGAGAAAAACGACGTTATTCAATTAACCGGTACCGCTCAAGACATCAACCGAGTTGAAAAACACATCGGTAAGCGCATGGGGTCAGCAACCATGACTGACTTTGTTATTCTTGGTTTGGGTATGGTTGTTGGTCTGCTTATTGGTTTGATCAGCTTTAAGATTGCAGGTATTCCCGTAACGATTGGTTCTGGTGCAGGTTGTTTGATCTCTGGTTTATTCGTTGGCTGGATTCGTAGCCGAAACCCACACATTGCACAGTTTCCAGTTGGAGCCGTTAACTTTATTCGTGACTTTGGCCTGGCAGCTTTTGTTGGAATTGTTGGTCTGCAAGCCGGGCCACAAGCCGTTGACACCATCAAAGAACACGGTATGTCATTATTGTTCTTAGGTGCTGCTGTAACCATTATTCCGCAACTTATATCATTCTTCTTTTCATACTTTGTGTTGAAAATTAAGAATCCGGTAGAAGCATTAGGTTGTGTGACTGGCGGACGCAGCGCAAACCCTGGCTTTGCGGCATTAATGGAAAAAACAGGCAATGCAACACCTGTATTTACTTTCACAGTAACTTACGCAGTAGCTAATGTCCTACTTACATTGTGGGGCCCCATCATCGTCGGTGTAATTACTTTAAACGCAGGCATGTAA
- a CDS encoding IS5 family transposase, with translation MGKAEKKITNWAEYNKALCKRGSVTFWIDDSAIDAWRCTTHHGKRGRGFQYSDTAIETALMIKGIFSLPLRALQGFIDSIFDLLEVPLTSPDYTCISKRSKTVQVKYRNKSRGAIRHIAIDSTGLKVFGEGEWKVKKHGAEKRRTWRKLHLAVDVETHQAISAEVSLVSVGDSEVLPTLLNPLRRKIDTVSADGAYDTKSCYETLKNKGSTPLIPPRKNAALWEEGHPRNEAVKALKNGTIAEWKSESGYHYRSISETAMSRYKGLTSGKLSLRCYNAQVGEIMANVKAINKVIGLGMPVRGVVA, from the coding sequence ATGGGTAAAGCGGAAAAGAAGATAACTAACTGGGCGGAATACAATAAGGCTCTGTGCAAGCGTGGCTCGGTTACGTTCTGGATAGATGATTCAGCCATAGATGCATGGCGATGTACAACCCATCATGGTAAGCGTGGTAGAGGCTTCCAGTACTCTGATACAGCGATTGAAACTGCATTGATGATTAAGGGGATATTCTCTCTACCATTGCGTGCTCTTCAAGGTTTTATTGACTCTATCTTTGATCTATTGGAGGTTCCACTGACGTCCCCAGACTACACGTGTATCAGCAAACGCTCGAAGACAGTTCAGGTCAAATATCGTAACAAATCCAGAGGAGCTATTCGCCATATCGCTATTGACTCGACTGGTCTCAAAGTCTTTGGCGAAGGTGAGTGGAAGGTGAAAAAGCACGGCGCCGAAAAACGCAGAACTTGGCGCAAACTGCACTTAGCCGTTGATGTAGAAACTCATCAGGCCATTAGTGCAGAAGTCAGTCTTGTAAGTGTTGGCGATAGCGAAGTGCTGCCAACATTACTCAACCCTTTACGTAGAAAGATAGATACCGTATCTGCCGATGGAGCGTATGACACAAAAAGTTGCTATGAGACCCTGAAAAATAAGGGCAGTACTCCGTTGATACCGCCTCGAAAGAATGCGGCGCTTTGGGAAGAAGGGCATCCCAGAAATGAAGCAGTAAAGGCTCTGAAAAACGGAACAATAGCGGAGTGGAAATCTGAGTCTGGTTACCACTATCGCTCAATATCTGAGACTGCAATGTCTCGATATAAAGGACTAACTAGCGGTAAATTGAGCTTGAGATGTTACAACGCTCAAGTGGGAGAAATCATGGCGAATGTCAAAGCTATAAACAAAGTCATAGGACTAGGTATGCCTGTTAGAGGCGTTGTTGCTTAA
- a CDS encoding bifunctional aspartate transaminase/aspartate 4-decarboxylase, which yields MTTQNTNIDFSKFADLSPFELKDKLIEVAQAVPDRALLDAGRGNPNFLATLPRKAFIRLGEFSVNEAERNYAYLGGDFGGIPDGVGIVERFDTFAKEYSNDKGVQFIERALSYAKDRLGIQKQAFLNELVLAYLACNYPVPPRMLTNIEKVVKQYIAQEMYGPVPMTTDFDLFATEGGTASMTYTFQTMFNNGLLKKGDKVALITPIFTPYLEIPELSEYELEIVELRLDETTWQLPMSEIEKLADTDIKLLCVVNPANPASVKFSDETLENLTNFVNEQRSDLFIITDDVYGTFADDFVSLFAKLPYNTLCVYSFSKYFGATGWRLGTIGIQHKNVFDDALSSFSEEKQCQLDDRYKTLTPEPRDIKFIDRIVADSRSVALNHTAGLSLPQQVQMAMFALTCLMDSEGSYKAACKRIIRERYITLYKNMGLEVEENKDRVDYYTLLELDTLGGKLYGDAFVDWFKSNGKGKDFLFRLAHETGVILLPGKGFDVVHASVRVSLANLTHHEYELIGRATRKVLDEHFAEFQGA from the coding sequence ATGACTACACAAAATACTAATATCGACTTTTCAAAATTCGCTGATTTAAGCCCATTTGAATTAAAAGACAAATTAATTGAAGTTGCTCAAGCCGTGCCAGACCGCGCTTTACTAGACGCAGGTCGTGGCAATCCAAACTTCCTAGCAACATTGCCACGTAAAGCGTTTATTCGTCTTGGTGAGTTCTCTGTTAATGAAGCAGAACGTAACTATGCGTACCTTGGGGGTGATTTCGGCGGTATCCCTGATGGCGTGGGTATCGTTGAGCGTTTCGATACGTTTGCTAAAGAATACTCAAACGACAAAGGTGTTCAGTTCATCGAACGCGCACTAAGCTACGCAAAAGATCGTCTAGGTATCCAAAAACAAGCGTTCTTAAACGAACTCGTTCTTGCTTACCTAGCGTGTAATTATCCAGTACCACCACGTATGTTGACTAATATTGAGAAAGTGGTGAAGCAGTACATTGCACAAGAGATGTATGGCCCAGTTCCAATGACCACAGATTTCGACTTGTTCGCAACGGAAGGTGGTACGGCATCAATGACCTACACATTCCAAACGATGTTCAATAATGGTCTATTGAAAAAAGGCGATAAAGTGGCGTTAATTACGCCAATTTTTACCCCTTACCTAGAAATTCCAGAGCTTTCTGAGTACGAACTAGAGATCGTTGAGCTGCGTCTTGATGAGACCACTTGGCAGCTACCAATGTCTGAAATCGAGAAACTGGCAGATACAGACATCAAACTACTTTGTGTCGTTAACCCTGCTAATCCAGCATCAGTGAAATTCTCTGACGAGACTTTAGAGAACCTAACAAACTTTGTGAATGAGCAACGCAGTGACCTATTCATCATCACTGATGATGTATACGGTACATTTGCCGATGACTTCGTTTCTCTATTTGCAAAACTACCGTACAACACACTTTGTGTTTACTCGTTCTCTAAATACTTTGGCGCAACCGGTTGGCGTTTAGGTACCATTGGTATCCAACACAAAAACGTATTTGATGACGCACTAAGCTCTTTCAGCGAAGAAAAACAGTGTCAACTTGATGACCGTTACAAAACACTGACTCCGGAGCCACGTGACATTAAGTTCATCGACCGCATCGTTGCAGACAGCCGTAGCGTAGCCTTGAATCACACTGCCGGTCTATCTCTACCGCAACAAGTGCAAATGGCGATGTTTGCTCTAACTTGCCTAATGGATTCTGAAGGTAGCTACAAAGCAGCATGCAAACGCATCATTCGTGAACGCTACATTACGCTTTACAAAAACATGGGTCTTGAAGTTGAAGAGAACAAAGATCGCGTTGATTACTACACACTGCTTGAGCTGGATACTTTAGGTGGCAAGTTGTACGGCGACGCGTTTGTCGATTGGTTCAAATCAAATGGCAAAGGTAAAGATTTCCTATTCCGTCTTGCACATGAAACGGGCGTTATCTTGCTTCCAGGCAAAGGCTTCGATGTAGTACACGCTTCTGTTCGTGTATCGCTAGCTAACCTGACTCACCATGAGTACGAACTGATTGGCCGCGCAACTCGTAAGGTGTTGGACGAGCACTTCGCTGAGTTTCAAGGCGCATAA
- a CDS encoding IS5 family transposase: protein MGKAEKKITNWAEYNKALCKRGSVTFWIDDSAIDAWRCTTHHGKRGRGFQYSDTAIETALMIKGIFSLPLRALQGFIDSIFDLLEVPLTSPDYTCISKRSKTVQVKYRNKSRGAIRHIAIDSTGLKVFGEGEWKVKKHGAEKRRTWRKLHLAVDVETHQAISAEVSLVSVGDNEVLPTLLNPLRRKIHTVSADGAYDTKSCHETLKNKGCTPLIPPRKNAALWEDGHPRNEAVEALKNGTITEWKSESGYHYRSISETAMSRYKGLTSGKLSLRCYNAQVGEIMANVKAINKVIGLGMPVRS from the coding sequence ATGGGTAAAGCGGAAAAGAAGATAACTAACTGGGCGGAATACAATAAGGCTCTGTGCAAGCGTGGCTCGGTTACGTTCTGGATAGATGATTCAGCCATAGATGCATGGCGATGTACAACCCATCATGGTAAGCGTGGTAGAGGTTTCCAGTATTCTGATACCGCGATTGAAACAGCCTTGATGATTAAGGGGATCTTCTCTCTGCCATTACGTGCTCTTCAAGGTTTTATTGACTCTATCTTTGATCTATTGGAGGTTCCACTGACGTCCCCAGACTACACGTGTATCAGCAAACGCTCGAAGACAGTTCAGGTCAAATATCGTAACAAATCCAGAGGAGCTATTCGCCATATCGCTATTGACTCGACTGGTCTCAAAGTCTTTGGCGAAGGTGAGTGGAAGGTGAAAAAGCACGGCGCCGAAAAACGCAGAACTTGGCGCAAACTGCACTTAGCCGTTGATGTAGAAACTCATCAGGCCATTAGTGCAGAAGTCAGTCTTGTAAGTGTTGGCGATAACGAAGTGCTGCCAACATTACTCAACCCTTTACGTAGAAAGATTCATACAGTATCTGCTGATGGAGCATATGACACAAAAAGTTGCCATGAGACTCTGAAGAATAAGGGCTGTACTCCGTTGATACCACCTCGAAAGAATGCGGCGCTTTGGGAAGATGGGCATCCCAGAAATGAAGCTGTAGAGGCTCTTAAAAACGGAACAATAACGGAGTGGAAATCTGAGTCTGGTTACCACTATCGCTCAATATCTGAGACCGCAATGTCTCGATATAAAGGACTAACCAGCGGTAAATTGAGCTTGAGATGTTACAACGCTCAAGTGGGAGAAATCATGGCGAATGTCAAAGCTATAAACAAAGTCATAGGACTAGGTATGCCTGTTAGAAGCTAA
- a CDS encoding DUF1656 domain-containing protein gives MNTMPHELVWGEVYFPPLLLVIALAYMLTILTGSIATRLGVHKYVALPAIAELSLIVIFTGAIGHFITIF, from the coding sequence ATGAATACAATGCCACATGAGCTCGTGTGGGGCGAAGTCTACTTCCCACCGCTGTTACTGGTTATTGCATTGGCTTACATGTTAACAATCTTAACTGGGTCAATCGCCACAAGGCTTGGAGTACATAAATATGTCGCCTTACCTGCAATAGCAGAACTAAGCTTAATCGTGATTTTTACTGGCGCTATCGGCCATTTTATTACCATTTTTTGA
- a CDS encoding HlyD family secretion protein, which yields MIKRYLITLLLVATAGSVAYNYYQSYTSNPWTRDGQVSAYIVSITPRVTGQVVKVHVDDNSQVSKGDLLFEIDPSIYNATYKKALATQKQAVALLAKAKNEEQRALNLEKRTPGAVPVLTLNNLNNAVETSAANVELAKANVEEAHLNLEYTKVYAPTNGYITNLNLRVGSQVVANSPVVALIDEDSFWIEGYFKETDLVGVDAQDKAYVTLMMHNNVQLEGHIKSIGFGIAKQDGSTGNDLLPNVNPNFQWIRLAQRIPIKVKLDKVPADVQLRVGMTASIKIIK from the coding sequence GTGATCAAACGTTATCTCATCACACTGTTATTAGTTGCGACTGCTGGTTCTGTGGCTTACAACTACTACCAATCTTATACAAGCAATCCGTGGACTAGAGACGGTCAAGTCAGTGCATACATTGTTTCAATCACACCTCGCGTCACCGGGCAAGTGGTCAAAGTGCACGTGGACGACAACTCACAAGTGTCCAAAGGCGATCTTCTTTTTGAAATCGATCCGAGTATTTACAACGCGACCTACAAAAAAGCGCTTGCCACTCAAAAACAAGCGGTTGCCCTACTCGCCAAAGCCAAAAATGAAGAACAACGCGCCTTGAATTTAGAGAAAAGAACGCCCGGAGCCGTACCCGTTCTTACTCTAAACAACTTAAACAACGCTGTAGAAACAAGCGCCGCGAATGTCGAACTAGCAAAAGCTAACGTAGAAGAAGCACACCTGAATCTTGAGTACACCAAGGTATACGCGCCTACTAACGGTTACATCACTAACTTGAACCTACGCGTGGGCTCTCAAGTTGTCGCGAATTCACCTGTGGTTGCGTTAATTGATGAAGATAGCTTTTGGATTGAAGGTTATTTCAAAGAAACCGATCTGGTCGGCGTTGATGCTCAAGATAAGGCCTACGTAACACTTATGATGCACAACAATGTTCAACTAGAAGGCCATATCAAAAGTATTGGCTTTGGTATCGCTAAACAAGACGGCAGCACAGGTAATGATTTATTGCCAAACGTGAATCCAAACTTCCAATGGATACGTCTCGCTCAACGCATCCCTATTAAAGTTAAGTTAGATAAAGTACCTGCAGACGTGCAGCTGCGTGTTGGTATGACAGCCTCGATCAAAATCATTAAATAA